One window of the Rufibacter radiotolerans genome contains the following:
- a CDS encoding ankyrin repeat domain-containing protein, producing MDFTSSNPEDLLFDAARKGDVPTIQQLLSEGVNINAQNGRGFTPLILASYEGHLAATQSLLDAGADVNAQDFAGNTALMGLCFKGYADIAELLIARGADLNLQNGSGGTALMFATMFGRHELVRLVADKGADQSIRDSRGLTAVEMAEKIGNEEALKVLH from the coding sequence ATGGATTTTACCTCCTCTAACCCAGAAGACCTTCTATTTGACGCGGCCCGTAAAGGAGACGTGCCCACTATTCAGCAACTCCTTTCTGAAGGGGTGAATATCAATGCCCAGAATGGCCGCGGGTTCACGCCCCTTATCCTGGCTTCTTATGAAGGGCACCTGGCCGCCACGCAATCCTTGCTGGATGCCGGCGCCGACGTGAACGCCCAGGACTTTGCCGGCAACACCGCCCTGATGGGGCTCTGCTTTAAAGGCTACGCCGATATTGCCGAACTGCTCATTGCCCGGGGGGCCGACCTGAACCTGCAAAATGGCAGCGGCGGCACGGCCCTCATGTTCGCCACCATGTTTGGACGGCATGAACTCGTGCGGCTAGTAGCCGATAAAGGTGCCGACCAGAGCATTAGAGACAGCCGGGGCCTAACCGCGGTAGAAATGGCCGAAAAGATAGGCAATGAAGAAGCCCTGAAGGTGCTGCACTAA
- a CDS encoding glycosyltransferase: MEDVERRDGGFESKGSAGGLDVCVLIPCFNNQEGLTRSLQSISYQATGLFVMVVDDGSTAPVTAALVKDSLPENYSFHLLSLPENRGITHALNAGLHWIQENLTVRYIARLDCGDVCHQDRFYQQVRFLYQHPLVGLLGSWCRFQSPENGLRFTYTTPTTHAAILDEMHARNVFIHPTVMFRASLVKKIGGYPTTYPFVEDYALFYQMLHHMQGAILNLLLVTCEINEGGISMGNRSGQLKGRYRVVADFGTSPWLKMKGLFKLSLLQVVPYNFVLWVKSRRHRSTETPD; the protein is encoded by the coding sequence ATGGAAGACGTAGAGAGACGTGATGGGGGATTTGAAAGCAAGGGCAGTGCAGGTGGCCTGGACGTTTGCGTCTTGATCCCATGTTTCAATAACCAAGAAGGGTTAACCCGGTCTTTACAGAGCATTTCTTACCAGGCGACGGGGCTTTTTGTAATGGTGGTAGATGACGGAAGCACCGCTCCGGTGACCGCAGCCCTGGTGAAAGACAGCCTCCCCGAAAACTACTCCTTTCATCTTCTTTCCCTGCCCGAAAACCGCGGTATCACCCACGCCCTGAATGCCGGCCTGCACTGGATCCAGGAAAACCTGACGGTGCGGTATATTGCCCGGCTAGATTGTGGCGATGTCTGCCACCAGGACCGCTTCTACCAACAAGTCCGGTTTCTGTACCAGCACCCCCTTGTAGGCCTATTGGGCTCCTGGTGCAGGTTTCAGTCTCCTGAGAATGGTCTGAGGTTTACGTATACCACGCCCACCACACACGCCGCCATTCTGGATGAAATGCATGCGCGCAATGTGTTTATTCACCCTACCGTTATGTTCAGGGCAAGTCTGGTAAAGAAAATTGGCGGCTACCCCACTACTTACCCGTTTGTAGAAGACTATGCCTTGTTCTACCAGATGCTGCACCACATGCAGGGGGCCATCTTAAATCTGCTTCTGGTTACCTGTGAGATTAATGAAGGCGGCATCTCCATGGGGAACAGATCTGGTCAGCTGAAAGGCAGATACCGGGTGGTGGCTGACTTTGGTACCAGCCCCTGGTTGAAAATGAAAGGGCTGTTCAAACTTTCCCTGCTTCAGGTGGTGCCCTACAACTTTGTTCTGTGGGTTAAAAGCCGCCGCCACCGGTCCACGGAGACACCTGACTAA
- a CDS encoding glycosyltransferase, translating to MKIVHVIEPFASGVAVFVKSLTETMPEDLHIIIHGERKQVMSAKDVKRTFPKENVRFLRWKSVQRSINPFKDFLALSELHHILRRLKKRGLVDAVHLHSSKSGLLGRLACRLAGIKKVIYTPNGAPFLSTGNSFLNFTFKQIERLGHGLGGEVVCCSASEQEEYSKLGINASFINNGVSLKPSSTAHLVKKPTDKFTVITIGRIEEQKNPVLFNAIASFLEDFAQIEFIWAGDGNGKHLLTSKNITITGWLEPAAASALVAQADLFISTSVFEGLSFSVLEALALKKPVLLSDCVGNRDIVQSGLNGDVFKTDIEAIGKILYYFNNREMLEVMGQYSLSICEEDFNVDLNLRGYRTVYEGPKPVEKGNPYASAV from the coding sequence ATGAAGATTGTCCACGTAATAGAACCATTTGCTTCTGGGGTTGCCGTTTTTGTGAAATCCCTCACAGAAACCATGCCTGAGGACCTTCATATCATCATACACGGGGAACGCAAGCAAGTGATGTCGGCTAAGGACGTGAAACGCACCTTCCCTAAAGAAAACGTTCGGTTCCTGCGCTGGAAGTCTGTGCAGCGGTCCATTAATCCGTTCAAAGATTTTCTTGCCCTCTCAGAGCTTCACCATATTCTTAGAAGACTCAAGAAAAGAGGCCTGGTAGATGCTGTGCATCTTCATTCCTCCAAGAGCGGTCTGTTAGGCAGGCTGGCCTGTAGGCTGGCGGGTATTAAAAAAGTAATCTATACACCAAACGGCGCACCTTTCCTGAGCACAGGAAACTCCTTCCTGAACTTCACCTTTAAGCAGATTGAACGCCTTGGCCATGGCTTGGGGGGGGAAGTGGTCTGCTGTTCGGCCTCAGAGCAGGAGGAATACAGCAAGCTGGGTATCAATGCCTCCTTTATTAATAACGGTGTCTCCTTAAAACCGTCTTCAACTGCCCACTTGGTAAAAAAGCCTACGGACAAGTTTACCGTTATCACTATAGGCAGAATAGAAGAACAGAAAAATCCTGTGCTGTTTAATGCCATTGCCTCCTTTCTGGAAGACTTTGCCCAGATAGAATTTATCTGGGCTGGTGATGGCAACGGGAAGCACCTGCTTACCTCTAAAAATATAACTATTACTGGTTGGTTAGAACCCGCCGCCGCCTCTGCCCTAGTAGCACAGGCAGACCTCTTTATTTCTACCTCCGTTTTTGAAGGCCTGTCATTTAGCGTATTGGAAGCCCTGGCCCTAAAAAAGCCTGTCTTGTTAAGTGACTGCGTGGGCAACCGCGACATTGTGCAAAGCGGCCTGAACGGAGATGTATTCAAAACCGACATTGAAGCCATAGGAAAAATCCTGTACTACTTCAACAACCGGGAGATGCTGGAGGTGATGGGCCAATACTCTCTCTCAATTTGTGAAGAAGATTTTAATGTTGATTTAAACCTTAGGGGGTATAGAACTGTCTATGAAGGGCCCAAGCCGGTAGAAAAGGGGAATCCCTACGCTTCCGCTGTTTGA
- a CDS encoding glycosyltransferase family 61 protein, whose product MNNINIYNQDPLVEMSFQQGSTLFPKVSLSEIEALKKVFNIDVTYNLCPLRAILLKDQYIDPHWALVFDKELNVVLQSAYLKPESLVQEILNKRQKGVTQLSEKFVYFVGYNLGYGNYYHWCLQCLPTLILYFSLKNIYTNLKLLLPKSLPDFAFQYLQILNVDLKNEVEFIVVDERLYLAKEMIYPSLLGGEFAFEASISVLNFSKSYFENSIKKKSSLFSLNLGKKRLMYCARLDSKNRIIKNEQLLINHLKEKYHAKIYTNTGQSVKDQANSFHEADIIISPHGAGMTNILFCKKGTTIIELIPDKYTNPCFATLAVHNELKYFPCVFPTITYEGRQQDYEWEIELSSIDSVLSKLI is encoded by the coding sequence TTGAATAATATCAACATCTATAATCAAGATCCACTTGTTGAAATGTCTTTTCAACAAGGCTCTACTTTATTTCCTAAGGTAAGTCTTTCTGAAATTGAAGCGTTGAAAAAAGTGTTCAACATTGATGTTACTTATAACCTTTGCCCACTCAGGGCAATCCTTCTGAAGGATCAATATATTGATCCTCACTGGGCTTTGGTGTTTGATAAAGAGCTTAATGTTGTTCTACAATCTGCCTATCTTAAACCAGAAAGCTTAGTTCAGGAAATACTAAATAAGAGGCAAAAAGGGGTAACGCAGCTGTCAGAGAAGTTTGTATATTTTGTAGGTTATAATCTTGGATATGGTAATTATTACCATTGGTGCCTGCAATGTCTGCCAACCTTAATATTGTATTTTTCTTTAAAGAATATATATACAAATCTAAAGTTACTTCTGCCTAAAAGTTTGCCCGACTTTGCTTTTCAATACCTTCAAATTCTTAATGTTGATTTGAAGAATGAAGTAGAGTTCATTGTTGTAGATGAGCGTTTGTATTTGGCTAAGGAAATGATTTATCCTTCTTTATTAGGAGGGGAGTTTGCTTTTGAAGCTTCTATAAGTGTCCTTAACTTCTCTAAAAGCTATTTTGAAAATTCTATTAAAAAGAAAAGTAGCCTGTTTTCTTTAAATTTAGGTAAAAAGCGCCTAATGTATTGCGCTAGGTTAGATAGTAAGAATCGGATAATAAAAAATGAACAACTTTTAATTAATCATCTAAAGGAGAAGTATCACGCAAAGATATATACTAATACTGGTCAGAGTGTTAAAGATCAGGCCAATAGTTTTCATGAGGCTGATATTATTATTTCTCCCCACGGAGCTGGAATGACCAATATCCTTTTTTGTAAAAAAGGCACCACCATTATAGAACTTATACCTGATAAGTATACAAATCCCTGCTTTGCTACATTAGCTGTCCACAATGAGCTAAAGTATTTTCCTTGCGTGTTTCCAACCATTACATATGAGGGGCGGCAGCAAGATTATGAATGGGAAATTGAGCTAAGTTCAATTGACTCTGTTTTGTCCAAATTAATTTAA